In Ammospiza nelsoni isolate bAmmNel1 chromosome 22, bAmmNel1.pri, whole genome shotgun sequence, a single window of DNA contains:
- the HTR6 gene encoding 5-hydroxytryptamine receptor 6, whose translation MEGDLGAPNASVLGEHSLLVGSSWVAAFLCFIILLTTAGNFLLILLIVSQRSLRNTSNYFLVSLFMSDLMVGLVVMPPAMLNQLYGRWVLRGDFCSLWASFDVMCCSASILNLCLISLDRYLLITSPLRYKLRMTSCRALALVLAAWALAALASFLPIKMGWHELEFQVQPLNVTGGRGDEEQCRLRVSLPYALVASCLTFFLPSAAISFTYCRILLAARKQAVQVASLASNVATADEATPQDLEHQMPLLLSRGQCWCQGELPTPACLWLQVPRAPSQPLASSESRRFTNKHSKKALKASLTLGILLGMFFVAWLPFFVTNVAQAVCDCVPAGFFDVLTWLGYCNSTMNPIIYPLFMRDFKRAMGKFLPCCRRPAEPRPSAISLSMRNSNSAARAATSLKNVLTLQAETDSMDSGAPGSEPRLPPAPRGPGARSVSLWDTEPPGTELSTPVA comes from the exons ATGGAGGGGGACCTGGGGGCCCCCAATGCCAGCGTGCTGGGAGAGCACTCCCTGCTcgtgggcagcagctgggtggCCGCCTTCCTCTGCTTCATCATCCTGCTGACCACGGCGGGCaacttcctcctcatcctcctcatcgtCAGCCAGCGCTCCCTCCGCAACACCTCCAACTATTTCCTGGTGTCCCTGTTCATGTCGGACCTGATGGTGGGGCTGGTGGTGATGCCCCCGGCCATGCTCAACCAGCTCTACGGCCGCTGGGTGCTGCGGGGGGACTTCTGCTCCCTCTGGGCCTCCTTCGACGTCATGTGCTGCAGCGCCTCCATCCTCAACCTGTGCCTCATCAGCCTGGACAGGTACCTGCTGATCACGTCCCCGCTGCGCTACAAGCTGCGCATGACGTCCTGCCGGGCGCTGGCGCTCGTCCTGGCCGCCTGGGCCTTGGCCGCGCTGGCCTCCTTCCTGCCCATCAAGATGGGCTGGCACGAGCTGGAGTTCCAGGTGCAGCCCCTGAACGTCACGGGGGGCCGGGGGGACGAGGAGCAGTGCCGGCTGCGGGTCAGCCTGCCCTACGCCCTGGTGGCCTCCTGCCTCACCTTCTTCCTGCCCTCCGCCGCCATCTCCTTCACCTACTGCCGCATCCTGCTGGCGGCGCGCAAGCAGGCCGTGCAGGTGGCCTCCCTGGCCTCCAACGTGGCCACTGCTGATGAGGCCACGCCACAG GATCTGGAGCACCAAATGCCACTTTTGTTGAGCagagggcagtgctggtgccagggagagctgccCACCCCTGCCTGTCTCTGGCTGCAGGTCCCACGTGCCCCGAGCCAGCCCCTGGCCAGCAGTGAGAGCAGGAGGTTCACCAACAAGCACAGCAAGAAGGCTCTGAAGGCCAGCCTGACCCTGGGCATCCTCCTGGGCATGTTCTTCGTGGCTTGGCTGCCCTTCTTTGTCACCAACGTAGCTCAG gCAGTTTGTGACTGTGTCCCGGCCGGATTCTTCGATGTGCTCACCTGGCTGGGCTACTGCAACAGCACCATGAACCCCATCATCTACCCGCTCTTCATGAGGGACTTCAAGAGGGCCATGGGCaaattcctgccctgctgccggcgCCCGGCGGAGCCGCGGCCCAGCGCCATCTCCCTGTCCATGAGGAACTCCAACAGCGCGGCCCGCGCCGCCACCTCCCTCAAGAACGTGCTCACCCTGCAGGCGGAGACCGACTCCATGGACTCCGGGGCTCCGGGCAGCGAGCCCAGGCTGCCCCCGGCGCCGCGGGGCCCCGGCGCCCGCTCCGTCAGCCTCTGGGACACGGAGCCCCCGGGCACGGAGCTCAGCACCCCCGTGGCCTGA
- the NBL1 gene encoding neuroblastoma suppressor of tumorigenicity 1, giving the protein MRPPFPGWCRILAELAMMLWFLVGALFPALLLAAPPPINKLALFPDKSAWCEAKNITQIVGHSGCESKSIQNRACLGQCFSYSVPNTFPQSTESLVHCDSCMPAQSMWEIVTLDCPGNEEIPRVDKLVEKILHCSCQACGKEPSHEGALFNVYLNAEENMAHEGPAPHHYPHHQQELEEPPSSHHHHEEEGEE; this is encoded by the exons GTGTAGGATTCTGGCAGAGCTGGCCATGATGTTATGGTTCCTGGTGGGGGCCCTGTTCCCAGcgctgctcctggctgccccACCGCCCATAAACAAGCTCGCCCTCTTCCCCGACAAGAGCGCCTGGTGTGAGGCCAAGAACATCACCCAGATCGTGGGGCACAGCGGCTGCGAGTCCAAATCCATCCAGAACAG GGCCTGTCTGGGACAGTGTTTCAGCTACAGCGTCCCCAACACCTTCCCCCAGTCCACAGAGTCCCTGGTCCACTGTGACTCCTGCATGCCAGCCCAGTCCATGTGGGAAATC GTGACTCTGGACTGCCCAGGCAACGAGGAGATCCCCAGGGTGGACAAGCTGGTGGAGAAgatcctgcactgcagctgccaggccTGTGGGAAGGAGCCCAGCCACGAGGGAGCCCTGTTCAACGTGTACCTGAACGCCGAGGAGAACATGGCCCACGAGGGGCCCGCGCCCCACCACTACCCCCAccaccagcaggagctggaggagccgCCCTCCAGCCACCACCACCACGAGGAGGAGGGCGAGGAGTGA